A window of Coriobacteriia bacterium genomic DNA:
CATGGCCTCGGGAACCTCACGGCTGCCGGCGAGGGCCTTGTAGTACGAGAGCGTGGCCTCGGCGTCGTCGTTGCCGTAAGCAAACAGCTGGCCGCAGACCTTGGAGTTGCCGCCCGACTCGCCCTCAGTGCACTTCTCGCAGATCAGGACGGACGCGCCAGCGTCGGCGGCCTCCATAGCGCTGATCATGCCGGAGAAGCCCATGCCGAGCACGACGACGTCATACTGGGCGTCCCACTTCACCGTGTCGGCGAACGTGTAGGACTCGGCCGACTCAGCGGCCAGGGCGGAGGTCGCGCCGGCCGTCAGGCCCATGGCGGCGGCACCAAGAGCGGCACCCTTAACAAAGTTGCGGCGAGAAACCTCAGGAGTGTGCATGTGCGAATCCCCTTTCGCTGTGGCGCTGCGCTGCCGTCCCCTTGCGACGGCCGCGCTCGCCAGACGTTTGGACCCCGCATGAAAGCGAGGCGCTAACCGAGATCCCACTATGCGGCCATCTACGGTAGACAGGTCAAGGGATGGACCACAACAAGATGAATTTGGGTGCGGGGGTTGACAAGAATCCAGCAGCTGCATCTAAAAAACGCCCCATCACTTGACACGTTTACCTGCGATTTCTTTAGCGGCTTACGCAGCTCGAGCTCCTACGCACCATACGAGGAAGCACGAGGCAGACGAAAGCGAGAACGAGGCTGATCGCCAGCGCGCACACGAACGCAAGCGCACCGTCGATGTGGATAGCGGGGATGCCCATAAGCAGGCCCATGCCGTAAGGCACCGTCCAGATGAGCCAGACAACGATGCTCAACCGGTGGAAGCTCGCCAGGCGGCGCTCGTCACGACGAACATACGTCAGCGTCGCCCAGCCAGCGTGGAAGAGCATGAGAACGATGGCGAGGGCACCCGTGATTGCATGCAGGTTGATGCCACCGGTCGACGCCCCAAGCGACGCTCCGGAACTGGCAATGCCGCCCATGATCGTCGTGCCGAGCGTGTCGAAGAGCAGACCGCACCAAAAGACGATGAGATGAGGCAGGTGAAGGCGGCCTGCGGCGCGCTCCCAAAAAACGCCAACGGTATAGAGCACGAACGCGAGCGAGATGGTGCCCGTGGCGAGCATGAGCTGAGGGGACATGGAAAGACGTCCTTTCGAGAAGAGGAGATATGCACGTAGGAGAACTAGCCGGCTGCGTCCCCTACGAACCCGACTTCTTCTCGTTGTCCACGCGCGAAACAGGCGTCTCGTCGTCCGCATCGCGATAGACCGGTCCCTCGGTGACATACAGTGTCATCCGTAGCATTCGGCAGAACGTCTCGAATGCAGCAAGGCCATCCGTGTGGGAGGCAGGAACAAACCCCGTGGGAGCATTGGCATGCGCGCCATCGGCTACACGAACGGAGGCATCCCCAGAGTCGGCGCCGTCAGCCGCAGCGGCGGACGAATCTGCATCCCCCTCGACCCGGGAGCAGGTCGAATCGGATCCGGAAGGCGCTGCACCGAGGCCGGCGGAAAGCTCCATGATCGTCGTCAGTGTGAGGTCGGCGATACGCTCGGGAGCGAGCTCTCCAACGAGGCGATCGCGCGCAACGCAGGGGTCGCCCTCGAGCACGCGCACCAAACCGGCGCGCATGTGATCGAGGGCACGGATAGCCTCGGGGCAATCGGTCATGCTCACGCCGCACGCCGCAAGCTGTGGAAGCCAGTCGCGTCGAAAACGCGTGAGCGCGTCAGCCACGTCGGAAAAGAACGCGCGACAAAACGTCACGTAATCGCTGCCCGGACCCATGGCCTCGTGCATGTCATCGCCGAGCTCTTCGCGCCAGAAGCGGCCAACTACGGCTACGAGCAAGTCCATCTTCGCGGGAAAGTAGTTGTAGAGCGTCCCCGGCGCAACGCCGCATTCGGCAGCAAGGGAGCGGGCGCTCACGGCGGCCAGACCATGCTCGCATGCCAGCGCATACGCGCGCTCGACAGCCTGTTCGCGCGTCAGAGCCTTTCGCCGTGCCATGGTCCCTCCTCCCGTGTCGCCCTCTCGAACCGCCACCTCATCAGCGTTCAGAAAGCCGCCCCATCCGCTCAAGGCACCCGACAGCTCTCATAATGAACAGTGTTCATATTAGTGAGCAACGGCTTCTTCGACAACCATGGCACAAACGCTCCATGCACTCGCTTGGGCCCGCCGCCAAGTGCCATCGCCCGGTTGAGCCGCGACGTGCTCGCCAGCAGGCAGGCAGCTTCCCGTTCGTAACAGTATTCAAAAACGCAAAATTCCAGCCGTGACCTGCTCTTTCTCTTTGATGAGCCATGCGCAACAAAAAGCCCGCCGGACGAATAGCTCCGACGGGCCTGGATGCCCTTGCTCGATATGGGCGTGCTCGAATCGCCTACAGCTCGTACAGAGCGCGGTACTTCTCCTCGAGGTAGCGCGTGTAGTGCGTTGGGTCGAACGGCGCCCCGCAGGCATCGGCAATAACCTGCTGCGAGTCCTTGCTCTTACCGTACTGCCACACGTGCTCGGCCAGCCAGCTCGTCACCGGCGTCACGTCGCCCGCGGCGATGGCAGCATCCACGTCGACGCCCGCAGCCTGGCGCTCCTCGCGCAGCTTGGCTACGAACTGCGCCGCGTATGCGTTGCCCAGTGCGTACGACGGGAAGTAGCCGATGTAGCCCATGGCCCAGTGCGTGTCCTGCAGAATGCCGTGCGTGTCATCGGGCACCTCGACGCCCAGGTACTCGCGCGTGAGCTCGTTCCAAAGCGCCGGCGCGTCGTGGGCCGAGACCTCGCCGGACATCAAGCGCTTCTCCACCTCGTAGCGCACCATGATGTGCAGCGAGTACGTCAGCTCGTCGGACTCCGTGCGGATGAGGCCCGGCTCCACCCGGTTGACAGCGCGATAGAGCTGCTCGGGCGTGACATCGGCATACGCCTGCGGGGCAGCCTCGCGCAGCAGGGGCAACAGCACGTCCATGAACGGGCGGCTGCGGCCCACCATGTTCTCCATGAGACGACTCTGGCTCTCGTGGATGTCGGACGCCGTGCCGCCCGCCAGGCAGGTGAACGTGTAGCGCGGGTCGACATTCTGCTCGTAGAGTGAGTGGCCGCCCTCGTGGATGGTCGTGTACACGCCAGACAGTACGTCGTGCTCGTGGTAGTGGTGAGCGATGCGCACGTCCTCGCGCGAGAACCCACTCGTGAAGGGGTGCTCCGTCTCACCGAGCGTCAGGCGCGCCGGGTCGAGCCCGATGACGCCACACAACTTGGCAGCGAGCTCCTTCTGGGCAGCAATCGGAACTCCCGCGCTCGCGAAGGCGGGAGCATCGGGCTGCCCCTTCGCGGCGATGGCATGCACGATCGGCACGACGGCCTCGCGCACCGTCTGGAAGAAGCGATCGCACACCCCAGTGGAGCAGCCGCGGCCGAATTGGTCGAGCCACACGTCATAGGGCGCCTTATCGGGGTTGAGGCAACGAGCCTGGGCTTGCATGGCCTCGACGATGCGGGCGACATACGGCTCCCAGCTGGCATAGTCGTTCTCAGCCTTGGCGCGGCGCCACACAGGAAACGCCTCGGTGAGCAGGCGCTGGAAGTCGGAGGCCATCGAGACAGGAATCTTCTCCTGCTCGGCGTACTCGCGCCCAAAGACGCGCAGCTCATCGACGTGGAGCTGGTCGAGCTGGTCCTCGCACAGCGAGAGCGCCGCCAGCAACTCGCCCGTATCCGCACCCGAGAGCAGCTCGTGCTGGCAGCCGGCGAGCGTGCTCATGGCCTCGCCGCAGCACGCCGCACCCGCCTCGGGCTGGATGGTCTGGGCGTCGTAGGTGAGCAGCGCCTGGGCGTAGCCGAACGACGCGATCTTGCGCTGCAGGTCATCAAAGCGCGCGACGAGCTCGTGTGCGGAGTTTTCCGTCATGGATGCCGTCCTTTCCCGAGGCCATGCCCCGGATTGTCGAAGCGGGTCAATAGCTCCCGTCGATTATGTACCCCCAGCTCGAACGCGATATCGAACGCTGTCATCTCCACGGGACAGCAAAAGAGAGAACCCGCCGACATGCGCAGCTGGCAACGTCGGCGGGTTCTCGGACAGACGATGTGCGCTCAGAAGGCGCAGTCGTGTCGTTAGCGCTTCTTGGTCGAGGAGCTCTTGGACTTCGAGCCGGACTTCTTGGCCGACTTCTTCATCTCATCCTTGTAGCCCTTATAGATCGGAATGGCGATGACGAGAATGAGGGCAATAACGATGACCGCGACGACGGCCCAGAACACAGCCGGGTTGACTGTCATACCAAAGAGTTCCATTGCGTCCCCTTTCAAGAAAGGCCCCGTGCCCTCTTGCGAACACGACAGCCTACCCACCCGCTACACACGATCATGATACGGCATCTAATGTACCCAGCCGTTGCCAACTCAGACCGGATGTTCTTGAGAATCGGGCAGGCGGAATCCCGAACCCGACGCCTCTCGTCGCGCGAGTCCATCCCCGTCTGCCCGTCCCTCCGCGATCCAGCCCTCGATGCGCGCACGCATCTCATCGATGCCGAGTACCCCGCAGGCAAAGCCCTTGCGCACGAGCTCCTCCGGTACAAACGCGTCGTACTTCTCGAAATACGGCACCTCGCCCGGGTAGACGAGCTCCATGGGGTCGAGCGGCTTGGCGATCTCGTCGGCCAGCACGCGATAGAACGCGGCCTCGTCCACGTCGCGCGCCATCTTGAATTGCATGAAGTACGGTCGCGATGCGTCGAGCCCCCGCAGACCGAGACGCGATGCGCACCGCACCTTGAGGAAGCGCTCGAGAGCGAGGAACGCGTAGCTCCCCAGCCAGGGGAACAAACACCACATGTCCCCGCCCAGACACACGAGTGGCTCGTCAACGACCCCGGAGTTCGCCGCAACGTGGCGAGCCTGCTCCAGCCGCGCGACAGCGTTGCGCATGAGATAGGCGGGCACGAGGTCTTCGCGCAGCACCTGACGCATGCGCTCGAGCACGTGCGTGTTGATGTCGCCGGGGCAGTCGCCAAAGTAGGCCGGAACCTTACCCTTGACCTGCGTCGCATAGATGAGATGGCGCTTGTGGTCGATCTCCTCGACAACCCACACGTGGCCGGCAAGCGCGATGCGCTCGCCGACCGGCGGCGGCATGACAATCGTACCGAGCTCCTGCGACTCGCTGCGCACCGTGTATTCCTCGTTCTCCTGGAACACGGCGTAGAACTTGAACGAGTTCGTGATGCGCTCGCCAGCAAGCCCCACGATGAGGCCGCCAGCCTCCGTCTGCTCGATGTGGTCCGTCTCGATGAGGTGGAGCAGGAGCGTGCGGTAGTCCTCGGCACTCACATGTGCAAACGGACTCAGCGTGAGAACGCGCTGGGCAAGCGCCGCTGGCGAAAGCTCACCGCACGAGGCCAACGTTGCCAGCGTTTGGTGGTAGAGCAGGCTGTACGGCAGCAGACGCGGGCGTGGGGGTTCGACCCAGCGCTCCTCCACGTAGAGCTGGACAAGCGCGATGCCCTGAATGAGTTTCCACGGCACGGACTCCGGCAATATGGCGCGCGCCTCGGGCGGGTCCTCGCGCATGACGAACCACATCTCGGGCGGCTGCCCACGGCGGCCCGTGCGACCCATGCGCTGTAGGAACGACGATACCGTGAACGGGGCGTCTATCTGGAACGCGCGCTCAAGCCGCCCGATATCGATGCCGAGCTCGAGCGTGGCCGTTGTGACCGTCGTCATGGAGCGCTCGGTATCGCGCATGGCCTCCTCCGCCGTCTCGCGATAGGAGGCTGACAGGTTGCCGTGATGGATAAGAAACCGGTCGGGCTCCCCGTTTGCCTCACAGTACTGACGCAGCGTCGTGCACGTCGTCTCGCACTCCTCGCGCGAGTTCACGAACACGAGGCACTTCTTGTCGCGCGTGTGCTCAAAGATGTAGCCGATGCCGGGGTCAGCGAACTCCGGGGCCGTATCCGACGCCTCTGCCAGAGGCCTGTGAGGCACGCAGGCCGAAGAGGCCCCGCGCGAATCCTCCGAGGAATCGCCAACGACTTGGTAGTCGACGGGCGACGTGCCGCCACTGACGCCCGCATGACATTCCCCACCGTCGGCGGCCCGGATGTCGTCCGGTCCGCCCACCCGGGCGTCGAGCGCCTCGAGCTGCGTAGCACCCACGACGTCGTAGTCACCCACCGGCTCTTGGGGCTCATCCGCGATGGACGAGACACAGCCCGTCGTCGCCCGCGCGCCAGCCAGAGGATCACCAGCCGTTTGCGTCGCCTCGCCGCCAGAACCGCCCTCCCCCGCCGCCTCGCGCGCCGTGAGCGCCGCTCCCTGCCGCCGGCCTTCGGACGCCTGGGCATCAACGATGTGCGTGCGCGGCCCCGTCTTCGTCTGATACGCCTGCGGACCTTGGATGAAGAAGTGCTCCATGGACAGGCGCCACGTGCGCCCCGGCTCCTGAACCTGGGGAATGACACAGCCTCTCCCCGATCCCGCCGACAGTAGCGTGCCCGTAAGCTCAGGATCGCCGATCGTCGCTGACAGACCGATACGCCGGGGGTTCACGCCGGCCATCTGCGAAAGGCGCTCGATGAGGCACAGCGTCTGGCCGCCTCGATCGCCGCGCAGCAGCGAGTGAACTTCGTCAATGACGATAAACCGCAGGTCGCCAAAGAGCCGCGCGACTGCGGCGTGCTTGTGCAGCAGCAAGGCCTCGAGCGACTCGGGCGTTATTTGGAGGATGCCCGAAGGTTGTTTGAGCATCCGGGCCTTGTGCGACTGAGCGACGTCGCCATGCCAATGCCACACGGGAATATGAGCCTCGTCACAGAGGTCGTTGAGCCGCATGAACTGGTCGTTGATGAGCGCTTTGAGCGGACCGATGTAGATGGCTCCGACCGAGGCGGGCGGATCCTCGTCGAACAGCGTGAGAATGGGAAAGAACGCCGCCTCTGTCTTGCCCGAGGCCGTCGACGCACACAGCAGCACGTTCTCGTCGGTATTAAAGATAGCCTCGCCCGCAGCCACCTGAATGGCGCGCAGCGACTCCCAGCTATGCTCGTAGATGAAGTCTTGCACAAACGGCGCGTATCGCTCGAACACACCCATAACGCCTGGCACCTCCCCATCGCAGCGCATACGCAAGGACCCCGACAGCCTCATCAGCCCAACGGCACACGCCTTGCCACGTGCGCCGTACTCGAACATATGTTCTAGTATTGTGCCAGACAGAGGCCGGCCAGTAAAGCCCTAAAGCTTGAACTCGGCGAAGTCTTGTGACGCGCGAGCTACCGGAGTCGCTGCGACCGTCTCAACTCCTGGCTCAGATGGCGTCGCGTAAGAGAAGTCGTCCGAAGCAAGGAGCTCGGCAACCTTGACCTGCGGGTTTTGGTACACGATGTCAGCCAGCTCGATGAAGTCGCGTATGACCTCGCGGGGTGTCAGGTGCGTGTCCGCCCCCACGCGGCCAAACTCGAGCCGTAGGAACTCGACGAGGTCGTCCTCGGTCAGCGTGCGCTCGTACCGGAAGAACCCGGCGTGGATGTCCGCGAGCTTCTCGATGAGAACGAGCACCTCTTCGTAGGTCAGCGGCTCGAGCTCAATGACCGGCGCCAGCATGTCGCGCATGCCCTCGCGACCGAAGCGTCCCTGCGTCAGACGGGAGCGCAGTGCCTCGTAGCTATAGATACCGCGGCGCCGATCCTCGATGCACTGGGGCGTTCCGCTCATGATGATGCCCAGGTGCTGCGCCTTCCCTTGGAGCGTGTCGTTGTACATCGTCAGGATCTTCTCGTAGTTGTACTGGCGCGCAACGGCATTCGGAATCTTGTAGAGGTTCACGAGCTCGTCCACAAGCACGATGAGCCCCTCGTAACCAGCGCCTTTGAGAAACGCTGCCAGCAACTTGACATAGTCGTACCAGTCGTCGTCGGTGATGACGACGTTGACGCCCAGCTCCTCACGCGCCTCCGCTCGCGTTCGGTACTCGCCGCGCAGCCACTTGGCAACGTTCGCCTTCGTGTCCTCGTTACCCTCGAGATGAGCCCGATAGTACATCGCAAGCAGCCGCGCAAAGTCATAGCCGTGCACGAGCTCCTGCAAGCTGCGTGTCGTCTCGAGAATTCGATGTTCCACGTGAAACATCGTCTCGGGATCGTCCGGCGCAAGACCACGCGACAGCGCGACGTCACTCTGGACGTTGGAGATCCAACGATCCAGGATAAGATTAAGCGCTCCGCCCTCGGGTCGTGTCTTCGTCGAGAGGTTGCGAATGAGCTCGCGATACGTCGCAAGCCCCTGACCTTTCGTCCCCTGCAGGCGTCGCTCTGGCGACAGATCGGCATCTGCCACAACAAACCCTCGACCCATCGCATGCGTGCGAATAGTCTGGAGCAGGAAGCTCTTACCGCTGCCGTAGCGTCCCACGAGGAAGCGAAAGGACGCGCCGCCCTCGGACACGAGCTCGAGATCGTGCAGCAGCGCCTCTATCTCGGCCTTGCGCCCCACCGTGATGTAGGGAAGGCCGATGCGCGGGACAACGCCACCCTTGAGAGAGTTGAGGATGACAGCCGCGATGCGTCGGGGAACGTTGACCGAGGCCGATGCCGCAGCCTTCGCTTGGGTCGATTCCGTGCTCTCGCTCATGCCCCCACAATTCCTCTCACGTCGTCCATATAGTCTTCGATGATAGCAGGCCCATTGGGTCCGAACTCAATGGCCGTATCGCCCAGCTCGTCAAAAAGGCGTTCGTTCACGGCATCCACGAGCATGTCAACGGAGCTGACCGGCCCCGGCGGCAACGAGCTGTCGCCTGCAAGCAGCCCCCGGACAAACGCAAGCTCCTGGACGCTCATGCCGCTGGGATTTGACGGCTGGCCGGGACGAGGCTCTGTAGCAGGCGCCTCCTCCGCCTGCAGCGGCCCCTCCTCGAAACGGGAGCGCTCGGGAGCCACCGACGCCGGCACCGATCCGCCGGGGTCTCCCACACCTCCCGCCGCCGCACTTTCCTGACAGGCACAGCCGGCATCGCCACTTGGAGAATCACTCTCAGCCGACAGGCCCCGGACATCTGCAGCCACCGGGGACCCAAAACCCGCAGCCTGCTCGCCACGCTCCTCGTCGATGAGCAGCTCCTCGCGAATGACGGCAGCGTCGCCGCGGATGCCTCCCAACTTAGAGCGGTCGATCTCGATGACGCGCGGCGCGTGCGCGGCTTTCCACGACAACCACGCGTCGATTTCCTTCTCGATGAACGCCAGCAGATACTTGGGCGTCTTCTCTTCGCGCAATGGATGCGCATAACCATAGCGTAGGCGCATGCGCGCGTCGATCTCTTTAAGGATGCTTCCGAGCTTGCTACTCTCTCGACGATTCCCCTGGTAGCACTCATGCGTCCAGTTACCGGAGGCGCACGTGAAACGGTTGATGGCATCGAGCTCATACGTAGCGTCGGAATGGCGTGGCTCGTCCTGAAAAACGCAGGCCCGAAACATCTCATAGGGCAGGCGCGCCTTTTCCCCAAACAACGTCTCGAACAGGTCGTGTTTGCGCGAGCCCTTGGCGTAATACGCCGAAAGCCGATCCATAACGCCCAGCACGACGGACTGCACGTCGGTCGGGTATTCTTTATAAAACCGGCTGCTGCGGATGCGATAGCTCGACAGCGTGGCCCATGCGCCGAAGCGCTCGTCGGGCGCGTGCTGCGACCCTTCCATCAACACGAGCATGGCCTCGTCGAGGATGAGCTCCTTGGAGAGTGCGGGGTCGTCGGCTATGAGCGCGCGCGGAAGGCCGTGGTAGACAACGAAGTCGCGGAGCCACGTGCGCATATAGCGGTCGGCGGCCGACTCGAGATCACGATACTCATCCCAGAAGTGTCGTAGCTCACGATAGGCGCCCTCAAGGCTGTCGACCCCGATGCCGTTCAGCAGCTCGTATATGTAGACGAACGCGAACGATGTACTCGTCTTGGTAACGATTCCCCGACGCAGCTGGGTGCGCCACGTGATATAGCCGCGCAATTGACGGTCAGTCATGGCGTTGTACGTGGGATAGTAGCGCTCGAACGTCCCCGTATAGGGGCAGTCGTCCTCAACGGCGGCCAGCACACGGCCCTGTCGGCAGAACAGCCAGGCATCAGAATGGCGTCTCGCCTCAGGATCACGCGCGAGCTTGCGAACGTCGCCGTACTGCGGAGGCAGGCTCGGCGGAAGTGTCAGATCGCTCCACAGGTCTCCCCACGAGGTGCTGTTTCGTTCGGGTGCCCGAGCCGCCGGCACGTAGCGCGAGGCGCGCGGCGTACCTTCTGAGCGAGTGAACCGCAGGCCGTCCCCCGCTCCAATGCCGATCAGGCTCTCGTGGGAAGTCTCTCGGTTAGCGGTGCTTTGACCAGCCTGCGCTCCGGCGGAGCTCGGGCGCGGGGGAATCCGCTCCTCCGCAGCAAAGGGGCGCGGCGGTACAAGCCGCACGGAGCGAGCCTCCTCGACCGAACTTGTGCGCTCTGCCCCGCCCGTCATCCGCCAACGCGGACGCGCCCTGCGGCCCATGCCATCTCGCTCGCCATCAGCGGCTAAAGCCGGCGTATCGGGCAGCCCGAGGCGATCGCCTGCATCACTCTGCCACTCCCCTGCCAAATCCCCCAGCGTCCGCGGCCGCGGAGACACGTCGAAGCTTCCCCGCCCTCTCTGCGGCTCGTGGCCTGTCGCGAAACGATAGGCTTCCCGAGCCTCACGCTCTTGCCGAGCAGCAAGCTGGGCCGCCGTCTGCAGGATGGGTTCGTCACCATAGAGTCGTTGCGCCAGACGAGTTCCCCGGGAGGAGTCATCGCCTGCGGAGGCGGAGCGACGGGCCTCCTTATCACGGATGCCACGCGTGAACAGGTCGAGGGCCCTCTGGGCACGGGAGGTAGGTGGATTGCCGGAATCCGAAGCCGACGGAGTGGCCGAAGCTTCCGTCCGACCATGCCCGGCGGGCTTTTCTTCTGCTGTTGGGCCCCCGCCAGACCTCGGCCACGAATCCACATCCGTCACCCCCTCCCCGCATAGCATGGGACGCCGCTCTGTCCCTTGCAGAACACCTGTACGATAAGTATAGCGCCTCTCGATTTGGGATAGCACTGCTTCGAGCAGGCATGCAACCGACATCAAAAAGCGCTCGCACCGTAGTCTGCCCCCGCCAGATGCGACGCGCGCACCCGGATTGATTGCGCTGCCTCCGGAGGATGCAAGAAGGGAGCCAATCTCTGGCCAAACCGGCGGGTCGTGTATGGCACCTCCCCCGACGAAGCGTCACGGCTTCGGCATAATCCCAGGTAACCGAGAGGTCGGGCACCCGAGATCCAGCACCTCCCTCATTCGCGCCATACACTCCGCACGGTTTTGGCCGGGCAGCACGCAGGTTTTGCCAAGCCGGTCCCTGGGATCGCGAACGTGCAGAGAACATCCCTCGCGCTCCATGCGAACCGCCTGATGGCACGGCGCCGCCCGGATGCAAAAGAGCCGCCCTCGCGTACCAACACTACGCAGGGCGGCTCAACGCCGAAACATCGTATTCCCAGCCAGCAGCACACCGTGTCCAAGCCGACAAGCAACGCCGCAGACGGAGTGCCCGACCTGGCATCCGCAGCGTAAGGCGCCGAGGTGCCGCAGATGCAGGGCGCCCGGCGGCGTAGCGTACTGACGCTACGTAAGCCGCCAAGCAACGCAGTAGACGCCGTGCCCGACCCGGGATGCGCTGCATAGCGCGTTTCGCAGCGCCCTTTATGCAAGATAGGCTACCCCGCACGTCCCAACGCCACGTAGCACACCGCGCGGCGCAGCGTGCGCCTTCCTGGCCCGACACTCGCCGCAGACGCCGCGCCCAACCCGGGAGACGCCGCGTAAGGTTCCGCAGTGCCCCGGATGCAAGGCGGGTCGCCCCGTAGCGTACTAACGCTACGTAAGGGGCGACCCAACGCCGCAGACGGAGTGCCCGACCTGACACCCGCCGCGTAAGACGTCGAGGTGCCGCGGATACAAGGCGCCCGGCGGCGTAGCGTACTAACGCTACGTAAGCCGCCGGGCAACGCAGTAGACGCCGTGCCTCGGCGTCTTACGCAAAGTAGGAGACGCCGGACTCGAATATAGGCATCCACTTCTCGCCGGGCACGTTCTTGTAGAGGTCCTCGCCGCGGCGCTCCACGTGGCCCATCTTGCCGAACACGCGACCATCGGGACTCGTGATGCCCTCGATGGCGAGCACGGAGCCGTTCGGGTTCACCGCGAGGTCCATCCCCGGCACGCCAGCCTCGTCCACGTACTGCGTTGCGATCTGGCCGCCCGCGCACAGCTGCGCCAGCACGTCATCGTTGGCGACGAAGCGACCCTCGCCGTGCGAGATAGCCACCGTGTACACGTCGTCGACGGAGCACTTCGACAGCCAGGGCGACAGGTTGCTCGCAACACGCGTGCGCGCCAGACGGCTCTGGTGCCGGCCGATCGTGTTGTACGTGAGCGTCGGGGCGTCCGGCGTCGCGTCCACGATGTCGCCGTACGGCACGAGGCCCAGCTTCACGAGCGCCTGGAAGCCGTTGCAGATGCCGAGCATCAGGCCGTCGCGAGCCTGCAGCAGGTCGCGCACAGCCTCCGTGACCCGCGGCGCACGGAAGAACGCCGTGATGAACTTTGCGGAGCCGTCCGGCTCGTCACCGCCGGAGAAACCTCCGGGAATCATGATGATCTGGCTGCGAGAGATCTCCTGCGCAAACGCCGCAGAGCTCTCGGCGACGGCCTCAGGCGTCAGGTTGTTGACAACGAACGTCGTAACGTCTGCGCCAGCGTCCTCAAAGGCGCGCGCCGTGTCGTACTCGCAGTTCGTTCCGGGGAACACCGGCACGATAACACGCGGGCGCGCAAGCTGCGGCCCATGGTAGCTCGCAAGCACACGCCCCTCGTCGGCTGCACGGTACGTCACCGGCTCGACAGCAGGCACCTCGGCGGCCTTCGTACGATACGGGAACACGCCCTCGATGCCGTGCTCCCACGCCTCCTGCAGCTCAGCGAGGTCGATGGTCTCGTCGGCGTCGGGGCAGTCCATGACGTAGGCCTCGACAGTCGTGGCCAGCGGCACAACGCTCACGAGCGGGAACTTAACCGGTTCGCCATCGTCGCCCTGCGCACCGGACAGCTCAAGCGTCACGGACGCAGGCAGCTCGACGTCGTCGGCCAGCTCCACGATGAAGCTACCGTACGCCGGCTCGAACAGCTCGGCACCCGTGCCGAGACCGCCCTCGTCAGGCGTCATGAACTCCACGCCGATGCGGTTGCCCACGCACATCTTGAACAGCGCCTCGGCCACGCCGCCGTAGCCCGGCGTGCTCACGGCCAGCGCCGCACCGGAGCCCACGAGCTGCTCCACCAGGTCGAACGTCGCGCGCTGGGCATCGGGGTCGGGCAGCAGGCACGCGGAAGCTGGGCCGTCCCACTCCGCCTCGCCCGCGTCGGCCGCCTCGAGCACGTCGGCCAGGTACGTCTCGCTCACGCGGCGCATGGGCTCGATGAGCACGACGCGGTGCGTGACGCCCTTGAGCTCGGGCGACACGACGCGGCTCGCAGGGCCCGTCGCCACAGCAAACGACACGAGCGTCGGCGGGACGTCGAGCTCGGCACCGTCCTGCGTCGTGAACGAACCGCTCATGGAGTCCTTGCCGCCGATGGCGCCAACGCCTAGGTCGACCTGCGCCATGAGCGCGCCGAGCACGCTGGCGACCGGCTTGCCCCAGCGCTGCGGCTCGTCGCGCAGCTTCTCGAAGTACTCCTGCAGCGAGAGGTAGGCCTTGTCGCGCTCAAAGCCCGCGGCCACGAGCTTGCTCAGGCTCTCGAGCACGGCGAGGTAGGCGCCCTGGTACTGATTGGCCTCGGAGAGGTAGGGGTTGAAGCCCC
This region includes:
- a CDS encoding ATP-binding protein — encoded protein: MSESTESTQAKAAASASVNVPRRIAAVILNSLKGGVVPRIGLPYITVGRKAEIEALLHDLELVSEGGASFRFLVGRYGSGKSFLLQTIRTHAMGRGFVVADADLSPERRLQGTKGQGLATYRELIRNLSTKTRPEGGALNLILDRWISNVQSDVALSRGLAPDDPETMFHVEHRILETTRSLQELVHGYDFARLLAMYYRAHLEGNEDTKANVAKWLRGEYRTRAEAREELGVNVVITDDDWYDYVKLLAAFLKGAGYEGLIVLVDELVNLYKIPNAVARQYNYEKILTMYNDTLQGKAQHLGIIMSGTPQCIEDRRRGIYSYEALRSRLTQGRFGREGMRDMLAPVIELEPLTYEEVLVLIEKLADIHAGFFRYERTLTEDDLVEFLRLEFGRVGADTHLTPREVIRDFIELADIVYQNPQVKVAELLASDDFSYATPSEPGVETVAATPVARASQDFAEFKL
- a CDS encoding TerB N-terminal domain-containing protein, translated to MPAARAPERNSTSWGDLWSDLTLPPSLPPQYGDVRKLARDPEARRHSDAWLFCRQGRVLAAVEDDCPYTGTFERYYPTYNAMTDRQLRGYITWRTQLRRGIVTKTSTSFAFVYIYELLNGIGVDSLEGAYRELRHFWDEYRDLESAADRYMRTWLRDFVVYHGLPRALIADDPALSKELILDEAMLVLMEGSQHAPDERFGAWATLSSYRIRSSRFYKEYPTDVQSVVLGVMDRLSAYYAKGSRKHDLFETLFGEKARLPYEMFRACVFQDEPRHSDATYELDAINRFTCASGNWTHECYQGNRRESSKLGSILKEIDARMRLRYGYAHPLREEKTPKYLLAFIEKEIDAWLSWKAAHAPRVIEIDRSKLGGIRGDAAVIREELLIDEERGEQAAGFGSPVAADVRGLSAESDSPSGDAGCACQESAAAGGVGDPGGSVPASVAPERSRFEEGPLQAEEAPATEPRPGQPSNPSGMSVQELAFVRGLLAGDSSLPPGPVSSVDMLVDAVNERLFDELGDTAIEFGPNGPAIIEDYMDDVRGIVGA